Within the Nocardioides humi genome, the region GTCGCTGAACTCGATGTCCGGCCGGAGCTTCAGCGTCCAGTTGATCGCGTCCCCGGACTCGGCCGAGAGCGCCAGGCCGGGCTGGATCCCGTCATTCGTGGGGTTCAGCAGTACGTCGTAGATGGCCTGGAAGATGTAGCCGGACTGGTTCGCGGCGTTGAGTTGGATCGCGCCCACCGGGTCGACCGATGGACCGAGGTTGGTGGCGAGGTAGGTGAGTGTGCCGCCCGTCTTGGGCTTGTCACCCCCGTCGCTCCCGTCGTTGCCCCCCGAGCCGCACGCAGCCAAGAACGCGGTCGCGGCAACGGCGGCGACCACACCCATTCTGATCGATTTCATGATTTCTCCGCTCAAACGAAAGACGGGACGATAGGGCTTCAGTCCGCATGACCTGACCAGCCGGCCGGTCGAGATGTAACGTAGGTCACTGCCCCCGGCTGCGTCAACCAAGACGATCTCGACAGCCCGACGAAGCATCTGGCTTTGGAATTTTGTTGGTGCGCATGACGCGCGCTGTCACGCCGGCAGGCGGCGTGCGATGAGGACGGTTCGACGACCCTTGAAGACCAACGTGTCATCTTGGTTGAGCCCCCAGTGGGCGAACTCGACCACCCCGGCGTCGCTCCGGTCGGTCGCGGCGTGCACGGCGAGCACCTCGGTCAGTGCGTACAGGGTGTCGCCCTGATAGACGGGTGTCAGGAACCGAAAGTCGTCGTAGCCCAGTTCGGCGACCACGTGCTCGGTCGCGTCCTGGCTGGCCAGCCCCAGCACGGTCGACGCCGTGATCAGGCCGAAGACCACGAAGCCAGAACCCAGGGCCTCGTCCCGATCGGCCCGGTCGTTCCAGTGGACCTGGGCGGTGTTCACCACGCTGCGCGCCAGGAAGCTGCCGGTCACGGCGTCGACGGTCATGCCTCGGGCGTGCCGCATCCGCTGGCCCCGGCGGAAGTCCTCGAACCAGGTCCCCGGGCTGCGGATCGCGCCGCTCACGAGGTCACCCCTGCGCGCATCGCGACCAGGTTCGACCGGACCAGGTCGACCACCTTCTCGCCGTGCTGGTTGTGGCCCTCGGTGTGCCACGTGATGATGCCGGCCCCGGGTCGTGATGCCGAGGTGCGGCACTCGAGCACGACCGAGTGGGCGCTCAGCGTGTCGCCCGGGTAGACCCCGTGGTGGAAGACGCAGTCGCGCATTCCCAGGAAGGGTCCCGCCGTCTCGCTGAGGTCCTCGACGCTCAGCCCGACGACCACCGAGAGCACCAAGGCGGGGTGGATCGGGGTGTCGGGGTGACCATGCGCGACGGCGTACTCGCGGTTGAGGTATAGCGGGTTCCAGGTGCAGGTGGCTGCACAGAACGTCGTGGAGTCCGACCGGTCGAGCGTGCGCCCCCAGTGGTGGTCGAACCGCTGGCCCACGGAGAAGTCCTCGTACTTGTGACCCCGTTCGATGGTCGGGAAGGCACCGGGGGCGACGTCGGCAAGAGGCACGACAGAAGCCTAGACGATTGATTGCTTGTTGTCTAACAACTATCGTTGAGCACATGGAGAGCCAGACGCTTGCCGGTCGTGCCGCGATCGTCACCGGCGCCGGCGGTGCCATCGGCAGCGCGATCGCGTCCCGGCTGGCCAAGGCCGGCGCCGATGTCGCGATCGTCGACCGGGACTTCACGTTCACGGCCCAGTGGGGCGGCCACGCGTCGGCCTCCGAGATCGCCGCGCTGGTGACGGCTGCCGGGCAGCGGGTGGTCGTGGCCGAGGGTGATGCTGCCGATCGCTCGTTCGTGGAGTCGGTCGTGGCGCGGGCCGAGCGTGCGTTCGATCGCGTCGACGTCCTGGTCAACTGCGCCGGGGGCGCCCTCACGCCCGCCGAGGACAGTTTCGCCTCGACGATCTCCGACGCCGACCTCGAGCTGCTCTTCGCAGCGAACTACCGCTCGACGGTCAATTTCTGCCAGTCGGCCGTGCCGAGAATGCGCGCACAGGGCTCCGGCTCGGTCGTCAACATCACCTCGGGGGTGGGTCACCTCGTGCCCCGCGACGGCTCGCTGGCGCACTATCTTGCCGCCAAGGCGGCGGTCACCTCCTACACCGTCTCCCTCGCCAACGAGATCGGGCAGTACGGCATCAGGGTGAACGCCGTTTCGCCCGGGTTGGTCATGGGGCCGCGCACCGCCGCTCAGGCGGCTGATCGGGGCGCGGGCCGAGAGGAGGCCCGTGAGCGTGTGGCGCTGCGCCGTTTCGGTGATCCCGACGACATCGCGAAGGTGGTGGAGTTCTTCGCCGGTGACCTCTCGTCGTACGTGACCGGCCAGTTGCTGGCCGTCACCGGCGGCTGAGTCGACCCGGCTCAGGCCAGTCCCTCGAGCTCGGCCAGCCCCAGTCGGTCGACGACCGCGGCGAGTCGGCTCTGCTGCTCGTCGGACAGGGGTCGGTACGGCGCGCGCGTGGCCCAGGTCCCCGGTCGGCCCAGTGCCCGGAGCACGCCCTTGTAGACCGGCATGCGGTTGAGCCCTTCCTCCTGCCCGAACCGCGTCGTGGCTGCCTGCGCCTCGACGATCCGTGCATACGCCGTGCTCGCGCGCGCGAGATCTCCGGTGTGCAGCGCGTCGTGCAGCGCGCGAGCCGTCCGCGGCATCAGGTTCTGCACGTGGTCGAGCTCGCCAGTCGCGCCGAGGAGAAACGCCATCGGCAGCCTGACGAAGCCGGTGAGAACGGTCGTCCGAGGTGCCATCCGGGCGTAGGCGCTGGCACAGTTCATCAGGTCGGAGTGGTTCTTGTAGAAGGCGAAGATGTGCTCGTGGCGGGCGAGCAGTCGCTCGTGCACGGCGAGCGGCACCTCGAAGCCGGTCGCTTGGTTGCTCGAGACGAGCACGGGCAGCCGCACGTGCGGCAGTACGTCCTCGTAGAAGGCTTCGAGTACGTCGGTCGTCGGTGCGATGACGTGGCCGAGCGTCGGCGGGTAGAGCTGGATCCCGTCGAGGCCGCGACTCTCCGCCTCCCGGGCGAACCGGATGTTCTCCGCCGCGGTCGGGAACTCGCGGTTGGCGACCACCACGGGAAACCGTCCGGCGGCCTCCTCGACGACGATCTCCCAGACCCGGAAGACCTCCTCGTCGGACAGCAGCGGCCCCTCTCCCGACGAGGCACTGGCGGGCAGGACGCTGATCCCCTCCGACGAGAGCCATTGCACGTGGGCGCGCAACGCGTCCTCGTCGAGGCGTCCCTGGTCGTCGAAGGGCGTCGCGCCCATGCAGAATGAGTGTGATCGGAACTGTGCCGGATCCACGGGCCACCCTTCACTGAGCTATGCTTGTTTGACGGCAATCATCTACATCTGGGCCGAGAGCCTGTCAAGGCGAGTGGGCTGACGCACGAGTCGCCGGTGTCGGTCGGCGTGTGTCTTCCGCGGACGCCAGATATCACAGCAAGGAGTCGCTCTTGTCCGAGCAGAGTGTGTCGCGCAACCGGCAGCAGGAGCGATCCGACACCTCCACCCGCCTGCTCCTGGAGGCGGCGGGCGACCTCATCTCCGAGGTCGGATACGCCGGGATGACGCTGGCGGCCGTCGGCGAGCGAGCGGGCTACAGTCGGGGGATCGTCACGATCAAGTTCGGCTCCAAGGCCAATCTGCTCGCCGCCGTGGTCGATCGGATCACCTCGGGCTGGAGCCACAAGCGCTGGCTGCCTGAGATCAAGGACAAGAACGGTCTTGACGGCTTCCTTGCGCTGATCAAGGCGATCAGCGACGAGTTCGAACGGGACACGCGCGGGGTGAGGCTGCTCTACGCGCTGATGTTCGAGGCGGTCCAGTCGCGAGAGGAGGGGCTCCGCGAGCAGTTCGTGGAATGGCACCGTGCCTACCGGGCCGACCTCGCCGACATCCTGCGCCGCGGCATCAAGGACGGTTCCGTGCGCTCGGGCATCGTCGTCGAGGACGAAGCGGCCGCCGTGATCTCCGGGCTGCGCGGCATCGGCTACCAGTGGATCATCGACCCGCTCGGCTTCGCCGCCGTCCCTGCCCTGCGCCACCTCTACGAGTCCACCGAGGCTCGGCTGCGTCCCCTCGACGATCGGTCCTGAGCCTCAAATCACCGATTGGTCCGGCGCTGGGCGGCGCGGCTGAGTCAAGAGGGTGCTCCTGACCTGCACGATCACGGTTGCCACACCAAAGATCAGCAGGATCCAAAGGAGCACCCTCTTGGTGACGAAGTCTTGCACGCTTGAGCGCACCTCACCGTCCCGGGCAGCGCCGGGGCGAACCCGGACCGCAAGTGCCTGACGGTGATCCACTCGCTGCTGGCCGGCGGGGACTGCATCGAGGACGTCAACGCTCTGCGCGCGGGCTCGACCGGCGCGGTGCTCGGCCACCGGGTCGCTGCCTCCTCCACGGTCGGGACGTTCCTACGAGCGTTCGGCTACGGCCACGCCCGCCAACTCGACGCCGTGACCAGGCGACTCCTCACCCGTGCGGTCGCGGCCGGCGCGCATCACGGCTTCTCCGATCCGAGCGGGTCGGTGACCGTGGACATCGACTCCACGCTGTGTGAGACCTACGGTTTGAAGAAGGATCTGCCGCAACAAGAATGTCAGGTTCTCCATCACCGCACGGATGATCGGCACCGCGGTCAAGGACAAGATCGCCGCGATCACCGATGACGGCTGGACCGCGATCGACTACTTCCTGCCCGGCGCCGGCCTCGCGGAGTTCGAGTTCACCCCGTTCGCGACCGGTCCCCGCGGGAAACTCCTGGCCGAACGCGGCGAGATCCACCCCGTACGGACGATCGTGCGCCGCACCCCGCTCACCGACGCCCAAGCAAGGACAGGGGCCAGGACCGGCCAGGACCCTGAGCAACCGGCACTGTTCCCGATCTACGACTACCACCCCATGATCACCGACCGGGACGGTGACCTGGTCGATGTCGAGGCCGACCACCGACGTCACGCCGAGGTCGAGCTCACCATCCGCGACCTCAAACACGACATGGGGATCAACCACTTCTCGACCAAGAGCTTCGGCGTGAACGCGGCCTGGCTGATCCTCAACACCATCGCGCACAACCTGACCATGATCCGCACCGGCCGGCGCCTCGTCCTACGACTCCCACGCCGATGGCCCTGGGCGCAGCAGATCACCGCCGCCCTGCAGCGGCTCCGGGCACTGCCCGCCGCCAGCGGCTGAGCCGCTCCACCCGCCCACCACGACCCGAGGACCAGGAGAAGCCGGCCAGACCGGCAGGACGCACCTGCCCACCCACCAGCGACCGTTCCTCAACCACTCCCATGGGCCGGAATCAATGCATCGCTCACCAGATCGGTGATCCCAGGCTGAGCCGGGCTCAGGACCGCGCGCGGGATCTCGGGGGACGGGGTGGAGATGGCACTCCAGTTACTTGCTTGTTGACAAACTAACGTGTACGGTCACGACAACGCCTGGCCCCTCGTCCCATGACGACCACCGCGGTGCCCAGGGATCGCTGGGGAGTGTGATGGTCGAGAAGTCCGAGAGGCTGCGACGTTCCGAGCTGGCCGTTCCGGCCACGAGTACCAAGATGATCGCAAAGGCCGCCGCGAGTGAGACGGACCTGGTCTTCCTCGACCTCGAGGACTCCGTCGCCGTGTCGGCGAAGGCCGCGGCCCGAGCCAACGTCGTCGCCGGGCTCGGCGAGCTCGACTGGGGAGGCAAGATCCGCGCCTGCCGCGTCAACGCGATCGGCTCGGACTGGTTCTACGACGACCTCCACGAGGTGGTCGGCGGCGCTGGTCGGCACCTGGACCTGATCGTCCTGCCCAAGGTGATGACCGCCCGCGACGTGTGGTTCGTCGACGATCTGCTGACCCACCTGGAGCGCCGAGCGGGGATCGAGGTCGGTGCGATCGGCATCGAGGTGCTGATCGAGGAGGCGCAGGCCCTCCTCAATGTGCACTCGATCGCCGCGGCCTCGCCGCGGCTCGAGGCGCTCATCCTCGGGGTCGGGGACCTCGCCGCCAGCCAGGGCGTCCCGGGTGCGCACATCGGAGCGGCACCGAGCGACACGGACAGCCGCGGCGGCGACATCTGGGAGTACGCCCGGCAGCGTGTGGTCGTCGCCGCTCGGGCTCACGGGCTCGCACCGGTCGACGGTCCGTATGCCGACTATGGGGACACCGCGGGCTACGCGCGGTCGGCGTCGTCGTTCGCGAGCATCGGGGGCGTCGGCAAGTGGTGCATTCACCCGGCCCAGGTCCCCCTGGCCAACAAGGCATTCTCGCCGTCGGCCGACGAGGTCGCCCAGGCCGAGGAGGTCGTGTCCATGGTGCGCCGGGCCGAGGCCGACGGTCTCGGCGCCGTCGGCGTCGGCGGTGTGATGCTCGACGCCGCCACCGCTCGGATCTTCGAGCAGACCCTCGACCGTGCACGGCTGTGTCAGGAGGCCGGGAGCAGGCGTCGCAACACGCTCGCCCCGCGCAGTGACCACCGGCCAGGCGGTGCCTGGCCGACATCAACGACGATAGGAGACAGGCATGAAGTTCGGCTACGCAGCGACGTTCCAGAATTGCTTCAAGGCCCGCAGCGACTACGACGTTTGGCGCGACGAGCTGCGGCTCACCGACTTCGTGATCGACAACGGCTTCGACTCCGTCTGGGCGACGGAGCACCACTTCACCGACTACGAGATGAGCCCCAATCCGCTGCAGTACCTCTCCTGGGTGGTCGGCCGCTCGTCCTCGATCGAGATCGGCACCATGGTGCTGGTCATCCCGTGGCACGACCCGATGCGCATCGCCGAGGAGGTCGCCGTCCTCGACCACCTCGCCGACGGCAGGTTCACCTTCGGCATCGGCCGTGGGGTCTGCGACTTCGAGTACCAGGGGATGCGGATCCCGATGGAGGAGTCGCGCGAGAGGTTCGACGAGATCGCCGACATCGTGCTCGAGGCGCTGGAGACCGGTCGGATCGAGGAGAAGCCACGCAAGTTCTACCCGATGGCGCCCCGGGACATCCGGCCCGAGCCTTTCAAGTCGTTCAAGGGCCGGCTGGTGGCCGCGGCCGGCTCGACCCCGTCCCTGCCGATCATGGCGCGGCTCGGTGCCGGCCTGCTGCTGGTGCCCAGCAAGTCGTGGGACCAGATCGAGGAGGAGACCGGGATCTACCGCGGCCACTGGGCCGAGATGCACCCGGACACGCCGGCGCCGCGGCCGTTGCTCGACCAGTTCATCTTCGTCCATGAGGACGCGGAGGTGGCCAAGCAGAAGGCTCACCAGTACCTCGGCACCTACTACCGTGAGGTGCTCAAGCACTACAAGTTCGGTGCCTCGGGGCTGGAGAAGGTCAAGGGCTATGAGGGGTACACCCAGTGGGAGACGAAGATCGCCGCGGACCCCGACGGTCACGTCAACGACTTCATCGAGCGCAACGCCTGGGGAACCCCGGACCAGGTGATCGAGAAGCTCACCCATGCCCACCAGCGGACCAACTGCAGCCAGATCCTCGCCCACGCCTTCATGGGGGCATGCCGACCGACGAGGCCGAGCACAGCCTGAGCCTCTTCGCCAAGCACGTCATCCCGGCGCTGAAGGATCTGTGAGTGGTTTGTCCGCCTGTGGTGAGAGGATGTCCGAACGATGACGAGTCAAGGGTTCCAGGACCTCCTGGACTTCTTGAGGCGACGCGGTCGGTCGACCGACGGTGACCCGACCATGGCCGACTTGCGCGCCAAGGTGGTCGCCCTCAACGACCGATTCTACGACCCGCCGGAGCACTCGTTCGACGAGGTCGATGCAGGCGGCGTCCCGTCCGCGTGGGTGCGCAGTCCCGACGCCGGCGAGGGCCGGGTGGTCCTCTACTTCCACGGCGGTGGCTACGGCACGGGGTCGATCCACACTCACCGCGACCTGGCGGCCCGGATCTCCCGGGCCGCCCGTGCGGCGGTGCTGTCGGTCGACTACCGGCTGGCGCCCGAGCACCGGTTCCCCGCGGCCGTCGATGACGGACTGGCAGCCTACGACTGGCTCCTCGACGTGGAGGGGTACGTCGGTGCGCAGGTCTCCTTCAGCGGGGACTCCGCCGGCGCGGGCCTGGCGCTCGGGCTCGGCCTGGCCTGTCGCGACCTGGGTCGTCCGCTGCCGTCCAGCATCGCGGTGATCTCTCCGCTCGGGGACCTTGCCCACTCCGGAGCCTCCGTACAGGAGCGGGCTGCCCGGGATCCGCTGGTCTCCGTCAAGGGCAGCCACGCCTACGCGACTCGCTACGTCCGTAGCTGGCACGACCTGCGCAACCCGTACGCATCGCCCGTCTTCGGGGACTTTGCGGGCATGCCGCCGGTACTGCTCCTGGTCGGCACCGAGGAGGCGCTCCATGACGACTCGACACGGATCGCCGCGACGATCGAGAGAAACGGCGGCGAGGTCGACCTGTCGGTGTGGGAGGGGATGGTCCACGACTGGCCGCTGTTCTCGAGCCAGGTGTCCGAGGGCCAGCAAGCCGTCGACGAGCTCGGTGCCTTCGTGGACAAGCGGTTCGGATGACCCCGAGGACGGGGGCGCTGTCCGACGTCCGAGTCGTCGACCTCACCCAGATGCTGGCGGGACCCTTCTGCACCATGGTGCTCGCCGACCTCGGGGCCGATGTGGTCAAGGTCGAGCCGCTCAGTGGGGACATGGTCCGCGAGCTCGGCCCTTTCGCCTCCGACGACACGATGTGGGCGTTCGGCGGCTACTTCCAGAGCGTCAACCGCAACAAGCGGAGCATCGCCCTGGATCTGAAGAGCCCCGCAGGTCGCGAGGCGTTCCTCAGCCTGATCGACTCGGCGCACGTGGTGGTGGAGAACTACCGCAGTGGAGTGATGGACCGCCTCGGGCTCGGCTACGAGATGCTGGCCGAGCGAAATCCGGCCCTGGTCTACGCCGCGATCCGTGGCTTCGGCGACGAGCGTACCGGTGCGAGCCCCTACCGCGAGTGGCCGGCCTTCGACGTGGTCGCCCAGGCGGTCGGCGGACTGGTCGGGATCAACGGCCGGCCCGGCCAGCCGACCAAGGCCGGGCCTGGGGTCGGCGATCTGTTCCCCGCGGTGCTGGCTGCCGTCGGCATCCTGGCGGCCCTGAGGGACGCCGAGCGCACCGGGCGGGGCCAGTTCCTCGACGTTGCCATGGCCGACGCCGTGTTGGCGCTGTGTGAGCGGATCGTCTACCAGCACTCCTACACGGGCGCGGTTCCAGCTCCGGAGGGCAACGGGCACCCGATGCTGAGCCCGTTCGACATCTTCCCGTGTGTCGACGGGTGGGTGGCGATCGCGGCGCACCGGGACCACTTCTGGGCTCGGCTCTGCGGGCTCGTCGGACGTCCGGAGCTCGCCTCGCACCCTGACTACGCCACCAACGCCGCGCGGGTCCAGCACCGCGACGCCGTGGCGACACTGATCACCGACTGGGCCTCGGCACGCACCCGCGACGAGGTGGTCGAGGTGCTCGGTGGACAGGTGCCGTGCGGACCCGTCCACGACGCGGAGTCGCTCACTCACGACGCGCACTTCGCGGCGCGCGACATGTTGGTGCGGCTCGCACAGCCGGGGAGCTCCCAGGAGCTCGCTGTGGTGGGCAGCCCGATCAAGCTCGCCGGCACTCCGGTCGACACCTTCCGACGAGCCCCTCTGCTGGGGGAGGACGCCGACGACCTGCTCCTCGAGGCGGGCTACGACGAGGCACGGATCGCCGCGTTGCGGAGCGGCGGCGCTCTCGCGCCGCGTCCGGTCTGACGCTCGCGCTGCTCAGAAGCCCGACGGCCGGTGCGGTCCGACGCAGGCGTGCTCGAACATGCCCCAGCCGACCTGGTCGCCGAGCCGGGCACGGACGGCGTGGTCGGTGACCCCGATCGCGCCCAGTGCGGCGATCTCCGGGTCACGCAGGTCGAAGCTGCGCCGTCTCGACCAGTTGGGCCCCATCGGCATGCCGTGCACCCACTCCCAGTCGGTGACGTAGCCCGAGCCCATCCCCAGCGGCACGGCCGTGGCCACCTCGATGTCGATGACGAGCGGCTCGCCGCGCGCGTCAGTCAGCTCGATCCGTGCGGCCACCGGCAAGCGGGTACCGGCGAGGTAGGCGATGTCGAACCGCGGCCAGCCGAGATTCTCGACGGAGCCGTCCGTGCGGACTCGCACCGCCTCGTTCATCCGTCGCTCCCCGTCCGGTGACTCGCTGGCCACGACCATGACGAAGAAGTCCTCGAACTGCAGCGGCACGTAGGTCCACCAGAAGCCATGCGCCCACCGCTCCGGCACCTCCCGCGTGGTGTCGGCGTACCCATCGGACGCACGCCCCAGGACCGGTCCCGGAAGCCGGTCCAGGTCTCGCGCCCGACCACGATCTGCTCGCCGTCCACCTGGAGCTCACCGCTCCACCTGCCGACCTGGGCGAAGCGCGTCGTGTCGTAGGCGGCGTGGTGGGCGGCCGCCTCGTCACCCAGCACCAGCTGCGGTGGTTCGAAGACGGCCGGGAAGGAGCTGTGCCAGGTGAGGTCGGCGGCCAGGCCGTCGGGACCGTCGTCGCAGACCAGCCTCAGTCTGCGCAGGGGGTCCACGACCTCGACCCGGAACGGTCCGACGGCTTGTTCCAGCCGTCGGGTCGCGACCTGGTCCGAGAAGCACAGAGTCCGGAGTCGGTCGTCGCGGCGGACCATGAGGAAGGCGTCGCTCAGCCCCAGGTTCGGGTAGACGCCGAGGCCGGCCACGAAGAACGTGTCCGACTCGTGGTCGTGGCCGTTGAAGTATCCGCGGTCGTAGAAGCGGGTATCGCTCGTCCCGACCCGGCCGAGTGACAGCGTGCTCTGGTGGATCGGGTACTCGTCGAGGGGTGAGGGGCGCACGGTCGCTCCGATCTAGGAGAGCTGCTCAAGCAGCGTCGCGAGGATCGATGGGTGACCTGCGTAGTCGTCGCCGGACTCCGGCGGCTCGAGCCCCTGGTGGATGAGCCGGCGCGTGACCTGGGCCCGGATGGTGCTCAGCCGCAGGGCGGCGTAGACGCGATAGAAGTCGAGGTCGCGCACCTGGTGTCCGGTCCGTGCCTCGTAGCTCGCCACGACGTCCTCGGTCGCGCAGAACCCCGGTAGCCCAGGCAGGCCCATGGCCTCGGCCGTGCCCTGGTTGACCTCGTGCGAGAGAAGGAACCACGCGAGATCGAGCTCACGCGGCCCGAGGGCGGCCATGTCCCAGTCGAGGACCGCGACCGGCTCGAACTCGCGGAAAACCACGTTGCCCAGTCTGGCGTCACCCCAGCTCAGGACCGGCTCCCCCGGATCGCTCGGCCAGTGCGACTCGATCCACTCGAAGGCTCGCTCGATGACCGGCACCCGCACTCCATCCAGGCTGACGGTCCATGCGTAGTGGTCCTGCTGCGCCGCGACGTGCGCACGGAGGGCGTCGACGTTGCCGTTCGTCGCCAGGTGCGGGAGCCGGGCCGCCGGATCGGGGGTGGCGTGGACGGCGGCCAGACACCCGATGGTTCCGTCCTGTACCCGGCGGCGCTCGTGGGGTGCCGCGTCCAGCAGCCACCCCTCGATCGCGTAGGACGGGTTGCCGGTTGGAATCTCGCCGTGGACCCGCTCCATCACGAGGAACGGCGAGCCCAGCGCCTCCGGAGACTCCTCGAACGCGTAGACCGCGGGGACCGGCACCCGGTCGAGCCCGCCCAGGACTTCGAGCACCGCGGCCTGGGTGGCGAGGGGGTACGTGGGGAAGAGCGGGACGGCCTCGGCGCGTGGGGGAAGGCGGAGCACCAGCTCCAGCGTCGACGATCCCGCGTCCGACTCCCAGGTCGCGCTGACCAGGACCGAAACGGCCGAGCTGCCACTGCCCCGCGGCGGTGCGAACTCCTCGAGCGACACCGGTGCGCCGACCCGGCGGCCGAGCCAGGCTGCGAAACGCTCGCGCAGCTCGTCGAGCCCGTGGACGGGTGTGGTGATCTGGCGGGAGCCGTCCAGCGCGAAGCTGCGGGGAGAGGTATTCATCGCATGCCACTCTAGACCGGCTGGCCGGTTGACGCTATGGTGAACGATATGTCCGACCGGGTGGCTGGTCAGTTTGGAGCAAGCAGTTGATCACCGCGACCGACGTGGCCTACCACCCGCCGCCTCCGGGTGAACCCGACTGGGCAGAGACCAACTTCTTCGGCTTCCACGTGCCTGCGCGCAACCTGTGCGGGGCGACGTATCTCGTGGCACGCCAGGGGCTCGGTGTCGCGATGTCGGACGTCACGCTCTTCGATCGGCTCAGCCTGGACCGCAAGGACTCGTTGCACAGCCACACGCGACAGCACCTGATCGCACCGGACGACCTCGCGTCGTACGCGTTACCGACAGGGCTGAGGGTCCGCAGCACTCGACCGCCGTATGACTATGAACTGAGCTACCACGGTTCCGAGGGGGTCGAATTCGACCTCGCGTTCGCCGCACTGATGGAGCCGCACGACATCCAGGCCGGCGGGTCGCCGGAGGGTGCGGCACCGGCCGACATCCTGGACACGCACTTCCGGGGTCACTTCGATCTCACCGGGCGGGTCACCGGCACACTCCGCCTCGGGGAACAGGTCGTGGCCGTCGACTGCGTGGACACGATGGATCACAGCTGGGGTCCAAGACCCGAGCGGCGCACCGGGCCCGGTGGCTGCTGGCTCAGTGCCCATTTCTCGCCCGAGCGCGCGATGCACTGCCTGTTCACCTACGAGTGGTCGCGCCCCCCGCACGAGCAGTACACGTTCGTCCGCGGTTACGTCCTCGACGACGGCGAGGTGCACGAGGTCACCGAGGCGTCGATGCGCTCGACGCGTGTGGGCCACGTCCCTGTGGCGCGTGAGCTCATCGTGCACGACTGCCGCGGTCGGCTGCACCGCCTGTTCGGCACGGCGGTCTCGGGGACCTCGGTCGGGTGGTTCGCTGCGATGGAGATCTACTACCTCCTCTATCGCTGGGAGTCCGACGGCGCCATTGGCCATGGCGCCGCGCAGGAGAACCTCGTCACCAGCGGCTTCACCGAGCAGAACGTGAGGCTCCAGGCCCCGGGCACCGGATCGAGGTGCACGCCGTGTCCATCCTGAACCCCCACGCGCGCGACCTCGCTGTGGTGCGAGAGCCGCTCCGGCGCTGGATCGAGCGACAGGATCCGGCGTTGGGTCGGGTCGAGATCCTGTCGCTGACCGCGAACACAGGAGGCTCTGGGCAGTCCAACGACACCTTCTTCGCGACCGTGGCGCACGACGGAGGGCAACTGGACCTGGTGGTCAGGTGCGGACCGGCGGATGTGTCCCGGGCGTTGTTCTTGGACTATGACATTCCCAAGCAGTTCCGCCTCATGCGCGCGCTGGCCGAGCACTCCGACGTCCCCGTCGCCCCGGTGCGCTGGTTCAGCGAGGACCCGACCCTGTTCGGCGGGCCGTTCTACGTCATGGACTTCGTGGCCGGCGACATCCCCTCGGATTTTCCACCCTGCCTGACCACACCGCTCATCGCCGACGCGACGGAGGAGCAGCAGGGCCGTATGTGGTGGTCGACCGTCGAGACGATCGCGAAGATCGGGTGTACGGACTGGCGGCGCGCAGGGTTGCAGTGGTTGGCGCCGACCGGCGGTCGGAGCCCGCTCGAGCATGACATCGACAGCTACGAGCGGCTGCTGTGGTCGGGTCGTGTCGGTTCACCGGCGTGGCCGGAGGCGGAGGAGGCGGCCGCTTGGCTGCGTGCACACCGCCCCGCCGACGAACCGGTAGGGCTGCTGTGGGGGGACGTCCGGATGCCCAACCTCGTCTTCCGCGACCACTGGGTCGCCGCAGTCCTGGACTGGGAGATGGCTGGCCTCGGCAACCCGGAGGCCGACCTCGTCACGTTCCTCGTCTACCAGTACAACGTCGAACGCCAGATCGACCCGGTGCACTCTCGGCCGCGACCGCCGGGGTTCGGCAGCGACGA harbors:
- a CDS encoding phosphotransferase family protein, which gives rise to MNTSPRSFALDGSRQITTPVHGLDELRERFAAWLGRRVGAPVSLEEFAPPRGSGSSAVSVLVSATWESDAGSSTLELVLRLPPRAEAVPLFPTYPLATQAAVLEVLGGLDRVPVPAVYAFEESPEALGSPFLVMERVHGEIPTGNPSYAIEGWLLDAAPHERRRVQDGTIGCLAAVHATPDPAARLPHLATNGNVDALRAHVAAQQDHYAWTVSLDGVRVPVIERAFEWIESHWPSDPGEPVLSWGDARLGNVVFREFEPVAVLDWDMAALGPRELDLAWFLLSHEVNQGTAEAMGLPGLPGFCATEDVVASYEARTGHQVRDLDFYRVYAALRLSTIRAQVTRRLIHQGLEPPESGDDYAGHPSILATLLEQLS
- a CDS encoding DUF7064 domain-containing protein, with product MITATDVAYHPPPPGEPDWAETNFFGFHVPARNLCGATYLVARQGLGVAMSDVTLFDRLSLDRKDSLHSHTRQHLIAPDDLASYALPTGLRVRSTRPPYDYELSYHGSEGVEFDLAFAALMEPHDIQAGGSPEGAAPADILDTHFRGHFDLTGRVTGTLRLGEQVVAVDCVDTMDHSWGPRPERRTGPGGCWLSAHFSPERAMHCLFTYEWSRPPHEQYTFVRGYVLDDGEVHEVTEASMRSTRVGHVPVARELIVHDCRGRLHRLFGTAVSGTSVGWFAAMEIYYLLYRWESDGAIGHGAAQENLVTSGFTEQNVRLQAPGTGSRCTPCPS
- a CDS encoding phosphotransferase family protein → MSILNPHARDLAVVREPLRRWIERQDPALGRVEILSLTANTGGSGQSNDTFFATVAHDGGQLDLVVRCGPADVSRALFLDYDIPKQFRLMRALAEHSDVPVAPVRWFSEDPTLFGGPFYVMDFVAGDIPSDFPPCLTTPLIADATEEQQGRMWWSTVETIAKIGCTDWRRAGLQWLAPTGGRSPLEHDIDSYERLLWSGRVGSPAWPEAEEAAAWLRAHRPADEPVGLLWGDVRMPNLVFRDHWVAAVLDWEMAGLGNPEADLVTFLVYQYNVERQIDPVHSRPRPPGFGSDDETVATYEELVGRSVRHFDFYWVFATYRYLAIAQRYYMWAIDSGAMSRDEAEHRKVTGGERVRSMMQVVHKEGGRRR